TGAACCATTTCTTCATGATAGACCATCGCATCATGATAATGACCTCCCTTAAGGAGTCCTCGCAGTATAACATTGTACGTAAAATCATTTGGCAGGCAACCCTTCCCCTCCATCTTTTTAACAAGCTCTTTAGCTTCGATGAGCAGACCTTCTGCAAGCAGGCCAGCAATCATGGTGTTGTATGTTTTGACATCAGGGTCCAATCCTTTAAGGAAGAGATTTTTGAAAAGATGTCGGGCACTATCGAGCCTCGTGCATTTACACAACCCATCAAGCATGATAGTGTACATTTCCATGTGAAGATCTGTTCCATCGGCTTCCATTGCATGGAATAACTGCAATGCTTCGTCAACATGTCCAGTCTTGCATAATCCATCCAACACCACACAGTAAGTATGAAAATCAGGCTTCATGCCAGAAGCTTGCATCtccttgaaaatttcacgtgCACTAAGATACCTTCCTGAACTAAATAACCCCTGCAAGACAGTGGTATAAACAACAATATTAGGTGTTAAACCTTTATGCTGAATCTCTCGAAAGAGATTCATGGCTGCTTCCGCTTTCTTGGTCTTGAAATAGGCATTTATCAGAATACCATAGCTATGGAGATCGGGTGTAAGGCTGCTAGCAACCATGGTATTGAAAACTCTCCTTGCGTCATCCATTCGGCTCTGTAAACAGTACCCATCCATTAAGGAATTGTAAGTGACCAGATCGGGATCTTGACCTTGCTGGATCATGTTCTGGACTAGCTCTTCAGCATCTTCTATATGCCCTTCCTTACACAGTGCATCCACCACTATATTGAAAGTAAAAACATCTGGAACAATTTTATAAACCATCATCTCAGCAAAGAGCTTGTCAACGTCCTTCCATCTGCTTAAGTTGCACAGACCTTGAATCAAACAACTGTAAGTGATAACATTTGGTGGAATGCCCTTTTCAATCATCTCCTGCAAGAGGGCAAGAGCTTCAACAACCATTTTATCCTTGCACAAGCCGTCAATGATTGTACTGTACACATAAACGTTGGGCTtacatcttcttcttttttccatgACTCTTAGGAATTCAATGGCCATTTGAATGTTCCCCACCTTACAGAGCCCATCTATCACAATCAGAAACATAACTTCATCAGGCTCGCAAAGTTTTTCGCATATTATCTTCTTAAACAATTCTTGTCCCTGGGGGAACCTATGTTCTCGAAAGAGTCCTTTGAGTAGAGTATTAAAGGTGACTACATTAGGGACAAGACCACGCTTCAAGAAAGCAGCCAACACAGGAAACCCCAAATCCACTCGACCCAAGAGGCAGTAACAGTTAATCACAACATTGAGGGTGGCCTCACGAACAGGAATGCCCTTGACCCACATATCTCTAAAAAGGGAAATAGCAGATACATAATGATTCTTCATCTTAACAATACGGTCCAGCAATTGATTGAACTGAATAACACAAGGCAGAGGCCTCATCCGGACCATCTGCCGATACAAGCTCAGACCATCATCAAGACTGTCGACATTATTAATATCATTCCTCAATCCCGGTTGAAATTTCAGAGCTTTTCCAGAAGAACTCTTAACTTTGCCACTAATAGCAGAATAAAAAGCTAATTGGGGTTTAGGGTTTCGGAATGCAGAGAGAAATGAAGCAAGAGTAGTACACCTAGCAGTAGCAGTGGTACCTACTGAAGCCGCTGCTTCCTGAGACTGAGCAATGGAAAGAATTATGGCAGAAGAAGCTCTTCTCCGCATCGCCATTATCTTCTGCTTCTACAGCTCAAGAATTCATCACGTGTTAAGTGTTTAACGGCTTTGCAATTGGTAAAATTAGTTTCACCAAGACGAATCATCCCCTCTGATTTGCTTgcttgctttctttctttttacttttttatttttctctcctGTGTagcttttcaaattttcatggGTGAAATCTATGAATCAGACTAGTATTTATAGTTTTTGCAAAGTGGAACGAAAATTGTTTTTGTGCTTTATCaggaataaaaaattataaatttaaatacTTCACTTGTATCCTACATTTGTGTTACACAATTTTGCGATAAATGTAAAAGTCTAATGGGGGATGATTAGTCTGGGGTGATAAAGTagaataaattataaataaaaaatttacttattaaaaaaaatataaaagttcgACCAACCATGTAGTCACGGTTTGAGAAAGTAATATGCTTACAAAATATATTATTGTTGTTAGAGTTGAATTTGTCTATAAGGGAAGATTTGTAACTTGTGCATCTTTACCACACAAATACACATGGACCCAAGTTAGCAACCATTATAATTGCAATTTTATTTAAACAATCCAAATATTGATTTAAAGGATATAAGGTTGGTAATTGAGAGAAAGTATTACAAAATTTTTGTTGAGGGTAGAAAGTACAAttaaagcttttttttttttggttgattgTAACACGAAATAAGTAAAAACCCAAATGCTCATTTTCAATACAATGTGTCacctaataaaaaaaagaaatttgttagTTGACATACTTAATAAATCATATGCCTTTTTTTGGGTCCTATTTTGGTATCATTCTTTATCTTATATCGCATGCACattgttaagaaaaaaaaacaagagaacaGAACAGTGCAGAAACTTCACCAACAAATTTCACAAAGATAGGGAGATTTgttgatgattcttgaggcGTATACAAACACTATTCTTAAGGTGTTTATTGCTTTCAATACACTTAATAGTTTGCTTATGGGTTAAAGCAATATACCTCTAGGATACAGTAAGAATGAAAAGCTTTTGACAGCAAAACCAAAAGATCTTTTACTAAAAAAGGATCAAAATAGTTAAGTTAGTTTGTTTTATTAAAAACTTGTCATTTATATAGGAAAGACAATCCAAAAGATATCAAAACTAAAAAGCCACAATTTCCTCACTTCAATAATCATCAAGAGGCTGCTTTATTTTCCtttaatggaaaaaaaataccaaaattgtTTTCTCACTATAATGATTATCAAGAGGTTGTAATTAGTATCcttcaatgaaaaaaaaatgtcaaaaccATTTCATCACTATAATGGTCATCAAGAGTAcattaagtttttttttgtcCAATATTCTGAATTTAACAaactttattttcatttcaattcacaAACTATTCCAACAATCCCCCCTTTGTTTGCGaatgaaataaataaactaaTAGACATAAAACACCATGCATAAAGATAAGTATCGTTAGATTGGATACGGGGCAGAATGACCGTCCCTGAACGGTCCCCTCACAAACACAACCGTGAGGACTAGAAATAACCACGTCAGGAAAGCTAAAAAATGATAGgtgcttcaaaaaaaaattgcactAGCCCAAACGGTAACAGACGGAGTAAACGGaagagttgaaattttgaaagttgaaaatttgaaatagcCGCACAAAACAAAATCGACCGAAAAGGGTGCTCTCCGAGTCCCTAATAGCAGAAGCAAACGACTGAACCAAGGAAGCAAACGACTGGAGAGTGGTTGCCCGACTGAACTATTTGCTAACAAAGGAAGCAAATAGAGAGGAAATTGAAGCAAACTTGGTTGAAAGTGAAGGTCGTGAAGCAAACTATTATGAAGCAATCTGAAGGTCGTGAAGCAAAGTATTATAAAGCAAACTATGAGAAGCAAACAGAAAGCAAAGTGAAGGTAGAAGCAAACAGAGAAAATTCATCATCTGACGAACTTGGTTCAGTCATGCAACTTAATAGCAGAAGTAACTGCGCTCTCCGAGTTCGGTGAAACATAAAGCGTATTAGCATACCAAGGTA
This sequence is a window from Coffea eugenioides isolate CCC68of chromosome 7, Ceug_1.0, whole genome shotgun sequence. Protein-coding genes within it:
- the LOC113778069 gene encoding putative pentatricopeptide repeat-containing protein At1g12700, mitochondrial, giving the protein MAMRRRASSAIILSIAQSQEAAASVGTTATARCTTLASFLSAFRNPKPQLAFYSAISGKVKSSSGKALKFQPGLRNDINNVDSLDDGLSLYRQMVRMRPLPCVIQFNQLLDRIVKMKNHYVSAISLFRDMWVKGIPVREATLNVVINCYCLLGRVDLGFPVLAAFLKRGLVPNVVTFNTLLKGLFREHRFPQGQELFKKIICEKLCEPDEVMFLIVIDGLCKVGNIQMAIEFLRVMEKRRRCKPNVYVYSTIIDGLCKDKMVVEALALLQEMIEKGIPPNVITYSCLIQGLCNLSRWKDVDKLFAEMMVYKIVPDVFTFNIVVDALCKEGHIEDAEELVQNMIQQGQDPDLVTYNSLMDGYCLQSRMDDARRVFNTMVASSLTPDLHSYGILINAYFKTKKAEAAMNLFREIQHKGLTPNIVVYTTVLQGLFSSGRYLSAREIFKEMQASGMKPDFHTYCVVLDGLCKTGHVDEALQLFHAMEADGTDLHMEMYTIMLDGLCKCTRLDSARHLFKNLFLKGLDPDVKTYNTMIAGLLAEGLLIEAKELVKKMEGKGCLPNDFTYNVILRGLLKGGHYHDAMVYHEEMVHRGFSLDAHTFSILLDLSAENQNNPSVLMLMLKIDPDSKKFIDGERRGPSH